Proteins co-encoded in one Patescibacteria group bacterium genomic window:
- the nusA gene encoding transcription termination factor NusA, which produces MLDQKQFLLALKQICEEKGISEKQVMETIESALAAAYRKDYGNKLQNIKVDFDHSGGNTKLYDVKTVVEDIPEIEENEEEENKKEALENDKKNKDEKEEKNIDEEEIKKFNPKTEIQLSEAKEIKKTYKIGDQIITKLETPDEYGRMAAQTAKQVIIQKLREAERDTIYDNIKEKENKVVSGVIQRYDYRCVFVTVDKATAILQPEYQIKNERYEVGNQMKFFIVAVNQTIRGPEIILSRRSEEIIKELFILEIPEISSKTVEIKKIAREAGERAKVAVISNDDSVDPIGSCIGQRGNRIQTIINELNGEKIDIIEYDKNIEKFIMNSLSPAKILALKIDEKNHSAIAKVKADQLSLAIGKGGQNVRLAAKLTEWKIDIEEMKEKEKDDKKPKKKKEESSKAKDKDEKKDKEE; this is translated from the coding sequence ATGTTAGATCAAAAACAATTTTTATTAGCTTTAAAACAAATTTGTGAAGAAAAAGGAATTTCTGAAAAACAGGTTATGGAAACAATAGAATCAGCTTTAGCAGCGGCTTACCGCAAGGATTATGGCAACAAATTACAAAATATTAAAGTAGATTTTGACCATAGCGGAGGCAATACTAAATTATACGACGTAAAAACAGTTGTTGAAGATATCCCTGAAATTGAAGAGAATGAAGAGGAAGAAAACAAAAAAGAAGCATTAGAAAATGATAAAAAAAATAAAGATGAGAAAGAAGAAAAAAATATAGATGAAGAAGAAATCAAAAAATTCAACCCTAAAACAGAAATTCAATTAAGTGAAGCAAAAGAAATCAAAAAAACTTATAAAATTGGAGATCAAATAATCACTAAATTAGAAACTCCTGATGAATATGGACGAATGGCGGCTCAAACAGCAAAGCAGGTTATTATTCAAAAATTGCGAGAAGCAGAACGCGATACTATATATGACAATATCAAAGAGAAAGAAAATAAAGTTGTTAGCGGTGTTATACAACGCTATGATTACAGGTGCGTTTTTGTGACTGTTGATAAAGCAACAGCTATATTACAGCCTGAATATCAAATAAAAAATGAACGATATGAAGTTGGCAACCAAATGAAATTTTTTATAGTCGCTGTTAACCAGACAATCAGAGGTCCTGAAATTATACTCTCGCGACGTAGCGAAGAAATCATTAAAGAACTATTTATTTTGGAAATTCCGGAAATATCCAGCAAAACAGTGGAAATAAAAAAAATAGCAAGAGAGGCTGGAGAGCGCGCGAAAGTAGCTGTGATTAGCAATGATGATTCAGTAGATCCTATTGGATCCTGTATTGGACAACGGGGAAATCGCATTCAAACAATTATTAATGAATTAAACGGAGAAAAAATTGACATTATTGAATATGACAAGAATATAGAAAAATTTATAATGAACTCACTTTCGCCAGCTAAAATATTGGCGTTAAAAATTGATGAAAAAAATCATTCGGCTATTGCTAAAGTAAAAGCAGACCAGCTTTCTTTGGCCATTGGCAAGGGCGGACAGAATGTAAGGCTTGCGGCAAAATTAACAGAATGGAAAATTGATATAGAAGAAATGAAAGAAAAAGAAAAAGATGATAAAAAGCCAAAAAAGAAAAAAGAAGAAAGCTCAAAAGCCAAAGACAAAGATGAAAAAAAAGATAAAGAAGAAA
- a CDS encoding VanW family protein: MNKNGLKIFKAIFKNRWSVFFVLNFLVLAVFLSILIFGFEFYYKNKIYPGVKASNIDLSGKSRNQALKQLREISEQIMSDGIFFKYRDKEVVIGSTFIATEDPGLSKEIIFFDCEKTINKAYEYGRKDNFLINLKKQAFILFNHKKIKVNYNLNEKELKKALISNFSILENPGEDARINIKVKRDEFITEVIAEKLGTSFDYDLAIQQAKNNLESFSSVPIEMYMKTDYPKVKIKDAQKAIPLVKKVLSVFPAKLSYKCFIEGGDAHFCDEDFEDIKISNKDLAYWISLSAGNDSLSVKFDEEKIIDYLINIGKDINVPSSDAKFKIKDEKVSEFQSSVNGIKLNIEKTLLEMENKFLIQATSTAFLVVEEEEAKNSIEDANDLGIKELIGVGESNFSKSPNNRRHNIAIGAEALDGLLIKPGEKFSLVNNLGDINAMAGYLPELVIKGNKTVPEYGGGLCQIATTLFRAAINTGLPITERKPHAYRVFYYEPAGTDATVYIPKPDVKFVNDTEKYILIQTKIDGDDLIFEFWGASDGRKVEVSKPKIFNIVSPGPTKIIETEDLDPGVKKCTESSHNGADAEFTREITTADGEVNEEIWSSHYRPWRAVCLVGKEKEEAVDEDNIESENIDPDSDENQPVDEN; this comes from the coding sequence ATGAATAAAAACGGACTAAAAATTTTTAAAGCAATATTTAAAAACAGATGGTCTGTTTTTTTTGTCTTGAATTTTTTAGTTTTAGCTGTTTTTTTGTCCATTTTAATTTTTGGTTTTGAATTTTATTACAAGAATAAGATTTATCCCGGCGTAAAAGCCAGTAATATAGATTTATCAGGAAAATCGCGCAATCAAGCGTTAAAACAATTGCGCGAAATAAGCGAGCAAATAATGAGTGATGGCATTTTTTTTAAATATAGAGATAAAGAAGTCGTGATAGGATCAACTTTTATAGCGACTGAAGATCCAGGGCTGTCAAAAGAAATAATTTTTTTTGATTGTGAAAAAACAATCAATAAAGCTTATGAATATGGCAGAAAAGATAATTTTTTGATTAATTTAAAAAAACAAGCGTTTATTTTATTTAATCATAAAAAAATTAAAGTCAACTATAATTTAAACGAAAAAGAATTAAAAAAAGCATTGATTAGTAATTTTTCTATTTTAGAAAATCCAGGGGAAGACGCGAGAATAAACATTAAAGTTAAACGAGATGAATTTATAACTGAGGTAATCGCTGAAAAATTAGGAACAAGCTTTGATTATGACTTAGCAATTCAGCAGGCAAAAAATAATTTAGAGTCTTTTTCCTCCGTCCCAATTGAAATGTATATGAAAACAGACTATCCAAAAGTTAAAATAAAAGACGCTCAGAAAGCAATCCCTTTGGTAAAAAAAGTATTGTCTGTTTTTCCGGCTAAATTGTCTTACAAATGTTTTATTGAAGGAGGCGATGCTCATTTTTGCGACGAAGATTTTGAAGACATAAAAATAAGCAATAAGGATTTAGCCTATTGGATTAGCTTAAGCGCTGGAAACGATAGTTTAAGCGTAAAATTTGATGAAGAAAAAATTATTGATTATTTAATAAACATTGGAAAAGATATTAACGTGCCGTCAAGCGACGCTAAATTTAAAATTAAAGATGAGAAAGTTTCTGAATTCCAGTCAAGCGTGAACGGCATTAAATTAAATATTGAGAAAACATTGTTAGAAATGGAAAATAAATTTTTAATTCAAGCAACGTCAACAGCCTTTTTAGTGGTAGAAGAGGAAGAAGCAAAAAATTCAATAGAAGACGCCAATGATCTTGGAATTAAGGAATTGATAGGAGTAGGCGAGTCAAATTTTAGCAAAAGCCCTAATAATAGGCGACATAATATTGCTATCGGAGCTGAAGCTTTAGATGGATTATTAATAAAACCAGGTGAAAAATTTTCTTTAGTTAATAATCTAGGCGATATTAACGCCATGGCAGGTTATTTGCCAGAATTAGTTATAAAAGGAAATAAAACAGTGCCTGAATACGGCGGAGGTCTTTGCCAAATAGCAACAACTCTTTTTAGAGCGGCTATTAACACCGGATTGCCGATTACTGAACGCAAGCCTCACGCTTATAGAGTTTTTTATTATGAGCCAGCGGGGACAGACGCTACTGTTTATATTCCAAAACCAGACGTAAAGTTTGTGAACGATACAGAAAAATATATTTTGATTCAGACAAAAATAGACGGAGATGATTTAATTTTTGAATTTTGGGGAGCTTCTGACGGACGAAAAGTTGAGGTATCTAAACCAAAAATTTTTAATATAGTTAGTCCCGGACCGACTAAAATTATTGAAACTGAGGATTTAGATCCTGGGGTTAAAAAATGCACGGAAAGTTCGCACAATGGAGCTGACGCTGAGTTCACGCGCGAAATTACAACAGCAGACGGAGAAGTTAATGAAGAAATTTGGTCAAGCCATTATCGTCCATGGAGAGCTGTTTGTTTAGTTGGAAAAGAAAAAGAAGAAGCTGTTGATGAAGATAATATTGAAAGTGAAAACATTGATCCTGATTCTGATGAAAATCAACCTGTTGATGAAAATTAA
- the tig gene encoding trigger factor, which produces MKISTKKLFKSQKEITIELEQSELAPYLKKAVSRLSKKYKFNGFRPGKIPYEIVKQKLGEAVILNEAIDDIVRETYIQAIKKEKIEPIDMPKIEVLKAAPNNPFIYKAVVSLLPKTKICDLEKIIVNKEKVEVGEKKVDMAIKKLSESRTKEKLVNREVKERDMVKIDLDIFQNNIAIEGGNVLGHKIIIGEPYYIPGFDKKLLGLKENDKKEFEITFPKEHYNKNLAGKLVKCKIKVKGVYDREIPKIDDLFAKSLGEFKNLTELKKQIKQNFEEEENTKEEQRQEIKMFEQLVKESVFEELPDVLIVAEVKKMIQELEANLSQQGVELKDYLSHLKKTITEIEKDFLPQASERVKTALFIREYAIKNNIKTSEKEINQEIKKMSKQYSDSKNNDQFKSESYRNYLKNILTNKKAVDDLKKKIIK; this is translated from the coding sequence ATGAAAATATCAACAAAAAAACTTTTTAAAAGCCAAAAGGAAATTACAATTGAATTAGAACAGAGCGAGCTTGCCCCTTATCTTAAAAAAGCTGTTTCTCGTTTAAGCAAAAAATATAAATTCAACGGCTTTCGCCCTGGTAAAATTCCTTATGAAATTGTTAAACAAAAATTAGGAGAAGCCGTAATTTTAAACGAAGCCATTGACGATATTGTCCGCGAAACTTACATACAAGCTATTAAAAAAGAAAAAATAGAGCCGATTGATATGCCAAAAATAGAAGTATTAAAAGCAGCTCCTAACAACCCTTTTATTTATAAAGCAGTTGTTTCGCTTTTGCCAAAAACTAAAATTTGCGATCTTGAAAAAATTATAGTTAACAAAGAAAAAGTTGAAGTTGGCGAAAAAAAGGTTGATATGGCAATTAAAAAATTATCTGAAAGCAGAACGAAAGAAAAATTGGTTAATCGGGAAGTTAAAGAAAGAGATATGGTTAAAATAGATTTAGATATTTTTCAAAACAACATCGCGATTGAAGGCGGCAATGTATTAGGACATAAAATTATTATTGGCGAACCTTATTATATCCCTGGCTTTGACAAAAAATTATTAGGGTTAAAAGAAAATGACAAAAAAGAATTTGAAATAACTTTTCCAAAGGAGCATTATAACAAGAATTTGGCTGGCAAGCTGGTAAAATGCAAAATAAAAGTAAAAGGCGTATATGACAGAGAAATTCCAAAAATTGACGACTTATTCGCGAAATCTTTGGGAGAATTTAAAAACTTAACAGAGCTTAAAAAACAAATAAAGCAAAATTTTGAAGAGGAAGAAAATACCAAAGAAGAACAAAGACAGGAAATTAAAATGTTTGAACAGTTAGTCAAAGAGTCAGTTTTTGAAGAACTGCCGGATGTTTTAATTGTTGCTGAGGTAAAAAAAATGATTCAGGAATTAGAAGCTAACTTATCGCAGCAAGGCGTGGAATTAAAAGATTATCTTTCTCATTTGAAAAAAACAATAACAGAAATTGAAAAAGATTTTCTGCCTCAAGCAAGTGAACGCGTAAAAACAGCCTTGTTTATACGGGAATACGCGATAAAAAATAACATAAAAACATCAGAGAAAGAAATCAATCAAGAAATCAAAAAAATGTCAAAACAATATTCTGACAGTAAAAATAACGACCAGTTTAAATCAGAAAGTTATAGAAATTATTTAAAAAATATTTTAACAAACAAAAAAGCCGTTGATGACTTGAAAAAGAAAATTATAAAATAA